From Desmodus rotundus isolate HL8 chromosome 12, HLdesRot8A.1, whole genome shotgun sequence, one genomic window encodes:
- the LOC112310228 gene encoding sialic acid-binding Ig-like lectin 5 yields the protein MVLLLLLPLLWGGSLQEQPGYELQVQESVTVQEGLCVHVPCSFSYPWSSWSSGKLHIYWYRHRDITNRDVPVATNNPNKKPNGETQRRFLLTDPRTNNCSLSIRDARNTDAGNYFFRVERGYNVKYTYQDKRLTLEVTDLTQKPDILIQEPLESGRSTQLTCSLPGSCEEGSPLTFSWAGTAVDSLNPHNLRSSVLTFTPRPQDHGTNLTCQVKRQGSRVTTERTILLNVFYAPQNLTIDGSYRSVTALKILQNTSLLPILEGEALRLLCVADSNPPAQLSWFRGSSAMNATPISSTAILELPRVGTGEETEFICQAQHPLGSQNISLSLSVVYPPQLLGPSCSWEDEGLHCSCSSRAQPAPSLRWRLGEELLEGNPSNVTALSSSEGPWANSSLSFRRGLSAGLRLSCEAENVHGAQSAGVLLLPGQSASASRVSPAALGGAGAMVLLSLCLCLISFCVVKAHRKQTARRRQVTNDEDPVMGTVPWGSSQQKSQPDRSPDQASHTRDIPPSGEQQELHYANLRFHGLKPREPQDQEATSTSEYSEIKMTSE from the exons AtggtgctcctgctgctgctgcccctgctgtgGGGGG GGTCCCTGCAGGAGCAGCCAGGCTATGAGCTCCAAGTGCAGGAATCGGTGACAGTGCAGGAGGGTCTGTGCGTGCATGTGCCCTGTTCCTTCTCTTACCCGTGGAGTTCGTGGTCTTCTGGCAAACTCCACATCTACTGGTACCGGCATCGAGACATCACCAACAGGGATGTTCCTGTGGccacaaacaacccaaataaaaaaccAAATGGAGAGACCCAGCGCCGATTCCTCCTCACAGACCCCAGGACCAACAACTGTTCCCTGAGCATCAGAGACGCCAGGAACACTGACGCAGGAAACTACTTCTTCCGAGTGGAGAGAGGATATAATGTGAAATATACTTATCAAGATAAGAGGTTGACTTTGGAGGTGACAG aCCTGACACAGAAACCTGACATCCTCATTCAGGAGCCTCTGGAGTCTGGCCGCTCCACACAGCTGACCTGCAGCCTGCCAGGGTCCTGTGAAGAGGGAAGTCCTCTCACCTTCTCCTGGGCAGGAACTGCTGTTGACTCTCTGAACCCCCACAACCTCCGCTCCTCTGTGCTCACCTTCACCCCGAGGCCCCAGGACCATGGCACCAACCTCACCTGTCAGGTGAAACGCCAGGGATCAAGGGTGACTACAGAGAGAACCATCTTGCTTAATGTTTTCT ATGCCCCACAGAACCTCACCATCGATGGGTCCTACAGAAGTGTCACAG CCCTCAAGATTCTGCAAAACACCTCTTTGCTTCCCATCCTGGAGGGTGAGGCTCTGCGGCTGCTCTGTGTGGCTGACAGCAACCCCCCTGCACAGCTGAGCTGGTTCCGGGGGTCCTCAGCCATGAATGCCACCCCCATCTCCAGCACCGCGATCCTGGAGCTGCCTCGTGTGGGGACTGGGGAAGAAACAGAGTTCATCTGCCAGGCTCAGCACCCCCTGGGCTCCCAAAATATCTCTCTCAGCCTCTCAGTGGTCT ACCCCCCACAGCTGCTGGGACCCTCCTGCTCCTGGGAGGATGAGGGTCTGCACTGCAGCTGCTCCTCTCGAGCCCAGCCGGCCCCCTCGCTGCGCTGGCGGCTGGGGGAGGAGCTACTGGAGGGGAACCCCAGCAACGTCACTGCTTTGTCCAGCTCTGAGGGGCCCTGGGCCAACAGCTCCCTGAGCTTCCGCAGGGGGCTCAGCGCAGGCCTCAGACTAAGCTGCGAAGCGGAGAATGTCCACGGGGCGCAGAGCGCAGGTGTCCTGCTGCTGCCAG GGCAGTCAGCATCCGCTTCCAGAGTGAGTCCTGCGGCTCTTGGAGGTGCTGGTGCCATGGTCCTACTGTCCCTGTGCTTGTGTCTCATCTCCTTTTGTGT AGTGAAAGCCCACAGGAAGCAAACAGCCAGGAGACGGCAGGTCACGAATGATGAAGACCCTGTCATGGGCACAGTCCCCTGG GGTTCTTCACAGCAAAAGTCCCAGCCAGACAGGTCCCCAGACCAAGCATCACACACCAGGGATATTCCTCCATCAGGGGAACAGCAGGAGCTCCACTACGCCAACCTCAGGTTTCACGGGTTGAAGCCACGGGAGCCCCAGGACCAAGAGGCCACCAGCACCTCCGAGTACTCAGAGATCAAGATGACAAGCGAATGA
- the LOC112310120 gene encoding sialic acid-binding Ig-like lectin 5 isoform X1 produces MLPLLLLPLLWRGSLQQQQQQQQQQGHGIQQQESVSVQEGGCINLPCSFPSAWTPLYPLVYIYVYRDQRGHHTQNPELVATNAPKPPVKRETQDRFSLVGPRTNNCYLSIRDAKKSDSGIYIFQMQKQNPHHNDYKEKKLTLQVTGLTQKPDIRIRRPLESGRPTQLTCSLPGSCERGSPLIFSWVGSALDSLNTRNLRSSVLTFTPKPWDHSKKVTCRVTLVGVTTEKTIQLNVSYAPQNLTIDVSFRNVTALKILQNTSFLPILKGESLRLLCVADSNPPAQLSWFQGSPALNTAPISSTAILEVPRVGTGEEGPFTCQARHPLGSRSISLSLSVVYTPWLLGPSCSLENQSLNCSCSSRAQPAPLLRWRLGEELLERNSSTSSYRITSSSSGPWANSSLSLRVRLSTGLRLSCEAENVYGAQSASVLLMPGRMHVQSGSCGSWWCWCHGAPVAMLVSHLLLHGVGAAFPLVPETFWLLTSFFRVKAHRKQTARGQKVTNDEDHVMGTVTWGSQQNPWPDGPPDQALPMGDASPSGEEGDTQYANLRFHRRKPCEAQDKEATSTCVYSEIKKTSE; encoded by the exons ATGCTGCCCCTactgctgctgcccctgctgtgGAGGG GgtccctgcagcagcagcagcagcagcagcagcagcagggccacGGTATCCAGCAGCAGGAATCTGTGAGTGTGCAAGAGGGTGGATGCATCAACCTGCcctgctccttcccctctgcttgGACTCCGTTGTATCCCTTGGTGTATATCTATGTCTACCGGGACCAGCGTGGGCACCATACACAAAACCCTGAACTTGTGGCCACGAATGCACCAAAGCCACCAGTGAAGAGAGAGACCCAGGACCGATTCTCCCTCGTGGGTCCCAGGACCAACAACTGTTACCTGAGCATCAGAGACGCCAAGAAGAGTGATTCAGGAATCTACATTTTCCAAATGCAGAAACAAAATCCTCACCATAATGATTACAAAGAGAAGAAGCTGACTTTGCAGGTGACAG gCCTGACACAGAAACCTGACATCCGCATTCGGAGGCCTCTGGAGTCTGGCCGCCCCACACAGCTGACCTGCAGCCTGCCAGGGTCCTGTGAAAGGGGCAGTCCTCTCATCTTCTCATGGGTGGGGAGTGCTCTTGACTCTTTGAATACCCGTAACCTTCGCTCCTCGGTGCTCACCTTTACCCCAAAACCCTGGGACCACAGCAAGAAAGTCACCTGTCGAGTAACACTTGTAGGAGTGACCACAGAGAAAACCATTCAGCTCAATGTCTCCT ATGCCCCACAGAACCTCACCATAGACGTGTCCTTCAGAAATGTCACAG CCCTCAAGATTCTGCAAAACACCTCATTCCTTCCCATCCTGAAGGGTGAGTCTCTACGGCTGCTCTGTGTGGCTGACAGCAACCCTCCTGCACAGCTGAGCTGGTTCCAAGGGTCCCCAGCCCTGAACACAGCCCCCATCTCCAGCACCGCAATCCTGGAGGTACCTCGTGTGGGGACTGGGGAAGAAGGACCGTTCACCTGCCAAGCTCGGCACCCTCTGGGCTCCCGAAGtatctctctcagtctctccgTGGTCT ACACCCCATGGCTGCTGGGACCTTCCTGCTCCTTGGAGAACCAGAGTCTGAACTGCAGCTGCTCCTCTCGAGCCCAGCCGGCCCCCCTGCTGCGCTGGCGGCTGGGGGAAGAGCTGTTGGAGAGGAACTCCAGCACCTCCTCCTACAGGATCACCTCCAGCTCCTCAGGGCCCTGGGCCAACAGCTCCCTGAGCCTCCGGGTGAGGCTCAGCACTGGCCTCAGACTCAGCTGCGAGGCGGAGAATGTCTACGGAGCCCAGAGTGCCAGTGTCCTCCTGATGCCAG GCAGAATGCATGTGCAGAGTGGTTCCTGCGGCTCTTGGTGGTGCTGGTGCCATGGCGCTCCTGTCGCTATGCTTGTGTCTCATCTCCTTTTGCAT GGAGTGGGAGCAGCCTTCCCACTTGTGCCTGAGACGTTCTGGCTGCTGACTTCTTTCTTTAGAGTGAAAGCCCACAGGAAACAAACAGCCAGGGGACAAAAGGTCACAAATGATGAAGACCATGTCATGGGTACAGTCACCTGG GGTTCCCAGCAAAATCCCTGGCCAGATGGGCCCCCAGACCAAGCATTGCCCATGGGGGATGCTTCTCCATCAGGAGAGGAGGGGGATACCCAGTACGCCAACCTCAGGTTTCACAGGAGGAAGCCATGCGAAGCTCAGGACAAGGAGGCGACCAGCACATGCGTGTACTCAGAGATCAAGAAGACCAGCGAATGA
- the LOC112310120 gene encoding sialic acid-binding Ig-like lectin 5 isoform X2, with protein sequence MLPLLLLPLLWRGSLQQQQQQQQQQGHGIQQQESVSVQEGGCINLPCSFPSAWTPLYPLVYIYVYRDQRGHHTQNPELVATNAPKPPVKRETQDRFSLVGPRTNNCYLSIRDAKKSDSGIYIFQMQKQNPHHNDYKEKKLTLQVTGLTQKPDIRIRRPLESGRPTQLTCSLPGSCERGSPLIFSWVGSALDSLNTRNLRSSVLTFTPKPWDHSKKVTCRVTLVGVTTEKTIQLNVSYAPQNLTIDVSFRNVTALKILQNTSFLPILKGESLRLLCVADSNPPAQLSWFQGSPALNTAPISSTAILEVPRVGTGEEGPFTCQARHPLGSRSISLSLSVVYTPWLLGPSCSLENQSLNCSCSSRAQPAPLLRWRLGEELLERNSSTSSYRITSSSSGPWANSSLSLRVRLSTGLRLSCEAENVYGAQSASVLLMPGQAECMCRVVPAALGGAGAMALLSLCLCLISFCIVKAHRKQTARGQKVTNDEDHVMGTVTWGSQQNPWPDGPPDQALPMGDASPSGEEGDTQYANLRFHRRKPCEAQDKEATSTCVYSEIKKTSE encoded by the exons ATGCTGCCCCTactgctgctgcccctgctgtgGAGGG GgtccctgcagcagcagcagcagcagcagcagcagcagggccacGGTATCCAGCAGCAGGAATCTGTGAGTGTGCAAGAGGGTGGATGCATCAACCTGCcctgctccttcccctctgcttgGACTCCGTTGTATCCCTTGGTGTATATCTATGTCTACCGGGACCAGCGTGGGCACCATACACAAAACCCTGAACTTGTGGCCACGAATGCACCAAAGCCACCAGTGAAGAGAGAGACCCAGGACCGATTCTCCCTCGTGGGTCCCAGGACCAACAACTGTTACCTGAGCATCAGAGACGCCAAGAAGAGTGATTCAGGAATCTACATTTTCCAAATGCAGAAACAAAATCCTCACCATAATGATTACAAAGAGAAGAAGCTGACTTTGCAGGTGACAG gCCTGACACAGAAACCTGACATCCGCATTCGGAGGCCTCTGGAGTCTGGCCGCCCCACACAGCTGACCTGCAGCCTGCCAGGGTCCTGTGAAAGGGGCAGTCCTCTCATCTTCTCATGGGTGGGGAGTGCTCTTGACTCTTTGAATACCCGTAACCTTCGCTCCTCGGTGCTCACCTTTACCCCAAAACCCTGGGACCACAGCAAGAAAGTCACCTGTCGAGTAACACTTGTAGGAGTGACCACAGAGAAAACCATTCAGCTCAATGTCTCCT ATGCCCCACAGAACCTCACCATAGACGTGTCCTTCAGAAATGTCACAG CCCTCAAGATTCTGCAAAACACCTCATTCCTTCCCATCCTGAAGGGTGAGTCTCTACGGCTGCTCTGTGTGGCTGACAGCAACCCTCCTGCACAGCTGAGCTGGTTCCAAGGGTCCCCAGCCCTGAACACAGCCCCCATCTCCAGCACCGCAATCCTGGAGGTACCTCGTGTGGGGACTGGGGAAGAAGGACCGTTCACCTGCCAAGCTCGGCACCCTCTGGGCTCCCGAAGtatctctctcagtctctccgTGGTCT ACACCCCATGGCTGCTGGGACCTTCCTGCTCCTTGGAGAACCAGAGTCTGAACTGCAGCTGCTCCTCTCGAGCCCAGCCGGCCCCCCTGCTGCGCTGGCGGCTGGGGGAAGAGCTGTTGGAGAGGAACTCCAGCACCTCCTCCTACAGGATCACCTCCAGCTCCTCAGGGCCCTGGGCCAACAGCTCCCTGAGCCTCCGGGTGAGGCTCAGCACTGGCCTCAGACTCAGCTGCGAGGCGGAGAATGTCTACGGAGCCCAGAGTGCCAGTGTCCTCCTGATGCCAG GACAGGCAGAATGCATGTGCAGAGTGGTTCCTGCGGCTCTTGGTGGTGCTGGTGCCATGGCGCTCCTGTCGCTATGCTTGTGTCTCATCTCCTTTTGCAT AGTGAAAGCCCACAGGAAACAAACAGCCAGGGGACAAAAGGTCACAAATGATGAAGACCATGTCATGGGTACAGTCACCTGG GGTTCCCAGCAAAATCCCTGGCCAGATGGGCCCCCAGACCAAGCATTGCCCATGGGGGATGCTTCTCCATCAGGAGAGGAGGGGGATACCCAGTACGCCAACCTCAGGTTTCACAGGAGGAAGCCATGCGAAGCTCAGGACAAGGAGGCGACCAGCACATGCGTGTACTCAGAGATCAAGAAGACCAGCGAATGA
- the LOC112310120 gene encoding sialic acid-binding Ig-like lectin 5 isoform X3, with the protein MLPLLLLPLLWRGSLQQQQQQQQQQGHGIQQQESVSVQEGGCINLPCSFPSAWTPLYPLVYIYVYRDQRGHHTQNPELVATNAPKPPVKRETQDRFSLVGPRTNNCYLSIRDAKKSDSGIYIFQMQKQNPHHNDYKEKKLTLQVTGLTQKPDIRIRRPLESGRPTQLTCSLPGSCERGSPLIFSWVGSALDSLNTRNLRSSVLTFTPKPWDHSKKVTCRVTLVGVTTEKTIQLNVSYAPQNLTIDVSFRNVTALKILQNTSFLPILKGESLRLLCVADSNPPAQLSWFQGSPALNTAPISSTAILEVPRVGTGEEGPFTCQARHPLGSRSISLSLSVVYTPWLLGPSCSLENQSLNCSCSSRAQPAPLLRWRLGEELLERNSSTSSYRITSSSSGPWANSSLSLRVRLSTGLRLSCEAENVYGAQSASVLLMPGRMHVQSGSCGSWWCWCHGAPVAMLVSHLLLHSESPQETNSQGTKGHK; encoded by the exons ATGCTGCCCCTactgctgctgcccctgctgtgGAGGG GgtccctgcagcagcagcagcagcagcagcagcagcagggccacGGTATCCAGCAGCAGGAATCTGTGAGTGTGCAAGAGGGTGGATGCATCAACCTGCcctgctccttcccctctgcttgGACTCCGTTGTATCCCTTGGTGTATATCTATGTCTACCGGGACCAGCGTGGGCACCATACACAAAACCCTGAACTTGTGGCCACGAATGCACCAAAGCCACCAGTGAAGAGAGAGACCCAGGACCGATTCTCCCTCGTGGGTCCCAGGACCAACAACTGTTACCTGAGCATCAGAGACGCCAAGAAGAGTGATTCAGGAATCTACATTTTCCAAATGCAGAAACAAAATCCTCACCATAATGATTACAAAGAGAAGAAGCTGACTTTGCAGGTGACAG gCCTGACACAGAAACCTGACATCCGCATTCGGAGGCCTCTGGAGTCTGGCCGCCCCACACAGCTGACCTGCAGCCTGCCAGGGTCCTGTGAAAGGGGCAGTCCTCTCATCTTCTCATGGGTGGGGAGTGCTCTTGACTCTTTGAATACCCGTAACCTTCGCTCCTCGGTGCTCACCTTTACCCCAAAACCCTGGGACCACAGCAAGAAAGTCACCTGTCGAGTAACACTTGTAGGAGTGACCACAGAGAAAACCATTCAGCTCAATGTCTCCT ATGCCCCACAGAACCTCACCATAGACGTGTCCTTCAGAAATGTCACAG CCCTCAAGATTCTGCAAAACACCTCATTCCTTCCCATCCTGAAGGGTGAGTCTCTACGGCTGCTCTGTGTGGCTGACAGCAACCCTCCTGCACAGCTGAGCTGGTTCCAAGGGTCCCCAGCCCTGAACACAGCCCCCATCTCCAGCACCGCAATCCTGGAGGTACCTCGTGTGGGGACTGGGGAAGAAGGACCGTTCACCTGCCAAGCTCGGCACCCTCTGGGCTCCCGAAGtatctctctcagtctctccgTGGTCT ACACCCCATGGCTGCTGGGACCTTCCTGCTCCTTGGAGAACCAGAGTCTGAACTGCAGCTGCTCCTCTCGAGCCCAGCCGGCCCCCCTGCTGCGCTGGCGGCTGGGGGAAGAGCTGTTGGAGAGGAACTCCAGCACCTCCTCCTACAGGATCACCTCCAGCTCCTCAGGGCCCTGGGCCAACAGCTCCCTGAGCCTCCGGGTGAGGCTCAGCACTGGCCTCAGACTCAGCTGCGAGGCGGAGAATGTCTACGGAGCCCAGAGTGCCAGTGTCCTCCTGATGCCAG GCAGAATGCATGTGCAGAGTGGTTCCTGCGGCTCTTGGTGGTGCTGGTGCCATGGCGCTCCTGTCGCTATGCTTGTGTCTCATCTCCTTTTGCAT AGTGAAAGCCCACAGGAAACAAACAGCCAGGGGACAAAAGGTCACAAATGA
- the LOC112310231 gene encoding sialic acid-binding Ig-like lectin 14 has product MVPLLLMPLLLGGSLQEQLGYELGVQELVTVQEGLCIYLPCSFSYPWSSGSSPSQLYTYWYRHGDDTNYDYPVATNNLNKPVKRETQGRFLLVNTTRNNMCSLRIRDARKSDTGTYIFRVERGRNVKYTYRDKMLTLQVTDLTQKPHIHFLECLESGRLTQLTCSLPGSCKGGRPLTFSWAGVAIESLNPQTLHSLTLTFTPRPQDHGTNLTCQVKCQGSRVTVERIVRLNVSYAPQNLTIGVSFRNVTAFKILQNTSSLPTLEGESLRLLCVADSNPPAQLSWFRGSTALNTTPISSTAILELPRVATGEEGQFICQARHPLGSRSISLSLSILTTFSSSPGRTSEEQQGSWPLVLILSRGALMGVGFLLTYGLTWLYYTRCGGPQE; this is encoded by the exons ATGGTGCCCCTGCTGCTGATGCCCCTGCTTTTGGGGG GGTCCTTGCAGGAGCAGCTGGGCTATGAGCTTGGAGTGCAGGAATTGGTGACAGTGCAGGAGGGTCTGTGCATTTACCTGCCCTGCTCCTTCTCCTACCCGTGGAGTTCCGGGTCTTCCCCTAGCCAACTCTACACCTACTGGTACCGGCATGGGGACGACACCAATTATGATTATCCTGTGGCCACAAACAACCTAAATAAACCAGTGAAGAGAGAGACCCAGGGCCGCTTTCTCCTTGTGAACACCACAAGAAACAACATGTGTTCCCTGAGGATCAGAGATGCCAGGAAGAGTGACACGGGAACCTACATCTTCCgagtggagagaggaagaaatgtgAAATATACTTATCGAGATAAGATGCTGACTTTGCAGGTGACAG aCCTGACACAGAAACCACACATCCACTTTCTGGAATGTCTGGAGTCTGGCCGTCTGACACAGCTCACCTGCAGCCTGCCAGGGTCCTGCAAAGGGGGAAGACCTCTCACCTTCTCCTGGGCAGGAGTTGCTATTGAATCTCTGAACCCCCAGACCCTCCACTCCTTGACGCTCACCTTCACACCAAGGCCCCAGGACCATGGCACCAACCTCACCTGTCAGGTGAAATGCCAGGGATCAAGGGTGACTGTGGAGAGAATCGTCCGGCTTAATGTCTCCT ATGCCCCACAAAACCTCACCATAGGCGTGTCCTTCAGAAATGTCACAG CCTTCAAGATTCTGCAAAACACCTCATCccttcccaccctggagggtGAGTCTCTGCGGCTGCTCTGTGTGGCTGACAGCAACCCCCCTGCACAGCTGAGCTGGTTCCGGGGGTCCACAGCCCTGAACACCACCCCCATCTCCAGCACCGCGATCCTGGAGCTGCCTCGTGTGGCGACTGGGGAAGAAGGACAGTTCATCTGCCAGGCTCGTCACCCACTGGGCTCCCGAAGTATCTCTCTCAGCCTCTCA ATCTTAAccaccttctcttcttccccaggAAGGACCTCTGAGGAGCAGCAGGGCTCCTGGCCCCTGGTCCTCATACTGAGCAGAGGGGCCCTCATGGGGGTTGGCTTTCTCCTCACCTATGGCCTCACCTGGCTCTACTATACCAG gtgtggaggcccccaggaatGA